The Pirellulales bacterium genome has a segment encoding these proteins:
- a CDS encoding DUF1501 domain-containing protein encodes MLKLVSDRRSGACDGSTRRDFLKVGALGASGLTLPGLLAARAQASAAGHTPRDTSVIWLWLGGGPTHIETFDPKMSAPAEVRSITGEIPTALSGVTFGGTFPKLAKMADKLAVVRSFAHDNSGHGGGTHWVMTGYDFRAADNGEPQVRPGIGAIVSRVRGTNHPLTGMPTYVRLGGTYGDGPSFLGTPYAPFDPGGEAQQNMTLRVRHDRLGERRTLLKGLDKLKRQADTNPLMAGLDQFEQQAFNLVLNRAPEAFDLEKEDPRLVDQYGQDNQQLGRRLLQARRLCEAGCGFVTLHYGGWDMHGNIKLSMEQLSPALDHAVATFIDDCAQRGLSDKILLVITGEFGRTPRINGGAGRDHWAPLSMLGLAGGGLRMGQVIGESAPKLDVPKSAPISPQDLMATVFHVLGIDRHVQFVNQAGRPVYMIESGQPIAELL; translated from the coding sequence GTGTTGAAGCTGGTTTCTGATCGTCGAAGTGGCGCTTGCGATGGCTCGACTCGTCGCGACTTTCTGAAGGTCGGCGCCTTGGGCGCCAGCGGACTGACGTTGCCCGGCCTGCTCGCCGCACGCGCACAAGCATCTGCCGCCGGGCATACGCCGCGCGACACATCGGTGATCTGGCTTTGGCTCGGCGGCGGACCCACGCACATTGAAACCTTCGACCCCAAGATGAGCGCTCCGGCCGAAGTGCGGAGCATCACGGGCGAGATTCCCACGGCGCTCTCCGGCGTCACCTTTGGCGGCACGTTTCCCAAGCTGGCCAAGATGGCCGACAAGTTGGCGGTGGTGCGGTCGTTCGCCCACGACAACAGCGGTCATGGCGGCGGCACGCACTGGGTGATGACCGGCTACGATTTTCGCGCCGCCGATAATGGAGAGCCGCAGGTGCGGCCGGGCATCGGCGCCATCGTCTCCCGCGTCCGCGGCACCAATCATCCCCTGACCGGCATGCCCACCTACGTCCGCCTGGGCGGCACCTACGGCGACGGACCTTCGTTCCTCGGCACGCCCTACGCTCCCTTCGATCCGGGCGGCGAGGCCCAGCAGAACATGACCTTGCGAGTGCGGCACGACCGCCTGGGCGAGCGGCGCACGTTGCTCAAAGGACTCGACAAGCTGAAACGCCAGGCCGACACGAATCCGCTCATGGCGGGCCTCGACCAGTTCGAGCAGCAAGCCTTCAATCTGGTATTGAACCGCGCCCCGGAAGCGTTCGACCTGGAAAAGGAAGATCCGCGGCTGGTCGATCAGTATGGCCAGGACAACCAACAGCTCGGCCGGCGGCTGCTGCAGGCCCGGCGGTTGTGCGAAGCCGGCTGCGGCTTCGTGACGCTGCATTACGGCGGTTGGGACATGCACGGCAACATCAAGCTGTCGATGGAGCAGCTCAGTCCCGCGCTCGATCACGCCGTGGCGACGTTCATCGACGACTGCGCCCAACGCGGCCTGAGCGACAAGATTCTGTTGGTCATCACGGGCGAATTCGGCCGCACGCCGCGGATCAACGGCGGTGCGGGCCGCGACCACTGGGCGCCGTTGAGCATGCTGGGCCTGGCGGGCGGCGGCCTGCGCATGGGCCAGGTGATCGGCGAATCGGCTCCCAAGCTCGACGTGCCGAAATCGGCCCCCATCAGCCCGCAAGACCTGATGGCCACCGTGTTCCACGTGTTGGGCATCGACCGTCACGTGCAGTTCGTCAACCAGGCCGGTCGCCCGGTCTACATGATCGAAAGCGGCCAGCCGATCGCGGAACTGTTGTAG